GCAGCAGCGCCTCCGCGTCGGCGTCACTGAGGGCCTCACTGCCCACGGGCCCCGCGCCGAAGCCGAGCGCGGACACGCTGAGGCCGCTGTCTCCCAGAGGGCGCTGGATCATCGGGTGGGGCCCTCGCCACGCGCCGCCAGGTCGATGAAGCCGCGGATCCACACCAGGTTCACGGCGTCGCACGTCGCCAGGGGCGTGGGCGTGGTGGTCTCCAGCGCGGCGGTGTACGGCACGCCCTGGCGCATGTACCAGTCGGTGACGCTGCCATCGTGGAAGACGACGAAGCCGCTCTCGTCGGCGAAGCTGTTGTCATCCACCTTGCGGCTGCGCACGACGGTGGCGTGCGCGGCGCTGGCGTCCATCAACGGGCGGTAGGCGGCCTTGTCCCCGAAGGTGTACGCGTACGTGGCGACGCCGCCCAGGTAGTTGTCCTGGTGGATGTCGAGCGCGGCGTCCGGAGGCGGGAAGCGGGCCAGGTCGCTTCGCACGGCGCGCGTCTCCTTGGGGCCGCCGTCGTAGAGGGCCCAGCGAAGGATGGGTGGGTCGCCCATCAGCTCTCCGCGCCACTCGCCGGGGGCGATCTCATAGCGCATGAAGTCGTTGTTGGGTTTCTCGCCGCTGCGGTTGTAGCGCGTGCCGTCCTCGAAGCCGGAGGGGTTGATACACGGGTAGACGCGCAGGCCCACGCCCTTCGACTTCGCGTAGGCGACGATGTCTGGCAGGTGCTGGACGAGCGTCAGCGGGCCCGCGGGTTCCTCGCCGTGGAAGCCGGAGGTGATGACGAGCCAACGGTCGCCCGGGACGATGAGGCGGAAGAGGGGATAGTCGCGCCCTCCTTCGTTCACCTGGCCGTATTCGGAGAGTTCGCCCAGGGAAGCGTGGGCGCGGATGCGTCGTGCGTAGTCGGTGTAATCCACCCACCGACAATAACCGTGGCGACACGGCCTGCCCACGCTCGTGCGCGGTGTCACACGCCATGTGTCATGTCGCGCGCAACACCGGCGGCCCGGCCAGCGAAGACCCGGGCCGCCAGGGCAGGGCTACTGCTGACCGGTGCGCTCGCGGATGTCGCTGGCCAGCGTCTGACGCTGGGCCGGCGTGAGGGTGCGGTGGATCTCCAGCACGGCGTCCGTGGCCTTGTGGGCGAAGGCGCGGAAGGCGTCGATGCGCGCGTCCACCAGGGCGTGGAGCTTCGCGGCGTCGGGCGTGGCGGACTCGAGCTGGGTCAGGGCCTCGGTGCGCGCGGCCTTCTGCTCCTCCATGAGCGCCTGGCCGTCG
This Corallococcus silvisoli DNA region includes the following protein-coding sequences:
- a CDS encoding Spy/CpxP family protein refolding chaperone, which produces MKKTLIIAGTAIAAVTLLTGFGFGRHHRGTPDPERIRQMVTWKLDDKLDDLDATEAQRTSIHAVKDRLLNDGQALMEEQKAARTEALTQLESATPDAAKLHALVDARIDAFRAFAHKATDAVLEIHRTLTPAQRQTLASDIRERTGQQ
- a CDS encoding M14 family metallopeptidase is translated as MDYTDYARRIRAHASLGELSEYGQVNEGGRDYPLFRLIVPGDRWLVITSGFHGEEPAGPLTLVQHLPDIVAYAKSKGVGLRVYPCINPSGFEDGTRYNRSGEKPNNDFMRYEIAPGEWRGELMGDPPILRWALYDGGPKETRAVRSDLARFPPPDAALDIHQDNYLGGVATYAYTFGDKAAYRPLMDASAAHATVVRSRKVDDNSFADESGFVVFHDGSVTDWYMRQGVPYTAALETTTPTPLATCDAVNLVWIRGFIDLAARGEGPTR